One segment of Fuscovulum ytuae DNA contains the following:
- a CDS encoding SDR family NAD(P)-dependent oxidoreductase: MSRAVRTVFVTGGSSGIGLAVARDWARRFQGRTGQIALFGRDTERLEKAVAEIAALEPTVAVRGWSVDVADAAAVALAMKAAVQAMGVPERVILSAGMTLPGLFEGLEIDAQHRVMEVNYFGAVHVLHVLLPQLQPGARIGFVGSAAGIAGIHGYGGYAPSKLALRGLAEVLRVELSARGIGVTLCQPPDTDTPMLTAERGHRPAVTEVIAGTQAMTAAEVALVLIRAMEANRLHALPSWAVRLLHLFGPLSGAMLRRRQIRLIRDLGPD, from the coding sequence ATGAGTAGAGCGGTGCGGACCGTTTTCGTCACGGGCGGGTCAAGCGGCATTGGGCTGGCCGTGGCACGTGATTGGGCGAGGCGGTTTCAGGGTAGGACCGGGCAGATCGCGTTGTTTGGCCGGGATACCGAGCGGTTGGAAAAGGCCGTGGCAGAGATCGCGGCGCTGGAGCCTACGGTGGCCGTGCGCGGTTGGAGCGTGGATGTGGCGGATGCCGCCGCTGTCGCCTTGGCGATGAAGGCTGCGGTGCAGGCGATGGGCGTGCCGGAGCGGGTAATCCTGTCGGCGGGTATGACGCTGCCGGGGCTCTTTGAAGGGCTGGAGATCGACGCGCAGCACAGGGTCATGGAAGTGAATTATTTCGGCGCTGTGCATGTGCTGCATGTCTTGCTGCCGCAGCTTCAGCCCGGCGCGCGGATCGGCTTTGTCGGATCGGCGGCGGGGATTGCGGGTATCCATGGCTATGGCGGTTATGCGCCATCCAAGCTGGCGTTGCGGGGACTGGCCGAGGTTCTGCGGGTGGAGCTTTCCGCGCGGGGCATCGGTGTGACACTGTGCCAGCCGCCCGACACGGACACCCCCATGCTGACCGCCGAGCGCGGGCATCGCCCGGCGGTGACGGAGGTGATTGCCGGCACGCAAGCCATGACAGCGGCAGAGGTGGCCCTTGTCTTGATCCGTGCGATGGAGGCCAACCGCCTTCATGCACTGCCCAGTTGGGCGGTGCGGTTGCTGCACCTTTTCGGGCCGCTGTCCGGGGCGATGTTGCGGCGGCGACAGATCCGGCTGATACGGGACTTGGGGCCGGATTGA
- a CDS encoding ABC transporter ATP-binding protein, translating into MIEFQNVTKTYPLRGGARRLVLNNVSQVLPYRNIAVLGRNGAGKSTFMRLISGLVDPDHGRITRSVSVSWPIGLRASFHGMLTGIENIRFVARVYGADEHAVIDYVAEFAELGPFLHEPMRTYSSGMAARIGFGLSMALHFDLYLVDEVLAVGDASFKAKAQRAFDDLMGRSRIILVSHSMKALREFCDCGLLVANGTTRFYDDIEEAIDAYVAINA; encoded by the coding sequence GTGATCGAATTTCAAAACGTTACCAAGACCTATCCCCTGCGCGGCGGCGCGCGACGCCTTGTGCTGAACAACGTGTCGCAAGTCCTGCCTTATCGGAATATCGCCGTTCTGGGCCGCAACGGGGCCGGAAAGTCGACCTTCATGCGCCTGATCTCTGGCCTTGTTGACCCTGATCATGGCCGCATCACCCGCTCTGTCTCTGTCTCATGGCCCATTGGGCTGCGCGCTTCCTTTCATGGCATGCTCACGGGCATAGAAAACATCCGCTTCGTCGCCCGCGTCTACGGGGCCGATGAACATGCCGTCATCGATTATGTTGCGGAATTCGCCGAACTTGGCCCCTTTCTGCATGAACCGATGCGCACCTATTCCTCTGGGATGGCGGCGCGCATCGGCTTTGGCCTGAGCATGGCGCTTCATTTCGACCTCTATCTTGTCGATGAGGTCCTCGCCGTCGGCGATGCCAGCTTCAAGGCAAAGGCACAGCGCGCCTTCGACGACCTGATGGGTCGTTCCCGCATCATCCTCGTCTCGCATTCAATGAAAGCGCTCCGCGAATTCTGCGATTGCGGCCTGCTCGTCGCCAACGGCACGACCCGGTTCTACGACGACATAGAAGAGGCCATCGACGCCTATGTCGCAATCAATGCATGA
- a CDS encoding ABC transporter permease has product MAHDRQPRGHVMIADLRIELAECRTGGHTFLRSVFALVLREARVRHGRSRLGYAWAVAEPFAVTAAMLYFFSVTGLRGNGLDFAPFYASGVLAFVYFRHASGFIGMALESNTPLFSYPRVRELDAAVARLVLDTITSIMIATFVFIFLYFAFGSPPPHDMGRMFIAYFGLGLLAFGVGLNIAAIQRRFNMTGHVYNMLMAPAFILSGVIFSLQNLPYELRGFIVWNPIIHGVESFRAGYLPGYPTYHIDIPYLYFVGLILTALGMFQMILSKRGMM; this is encoded by the coding sequence ATGGCCCATGATCGCCAGCCGCGCGGACATGTCATGATTGCCGATCTGCGCATTGAACTGGCCGAATGCCGGACGGGTGGACACACCTTCCTGCGGTCTGTCTTCGCGCTTGTCCTGCGCGAGGCGCGCGTGCGCCACGGAAGATCCCGCCTCGGCTATGCCTGGGCCGTGGCGGAACCCTTCGCTGTCACCGCCGCGATGCTTTACTTTTTCTCCGTAACCGGACTGCGCGGCAACGGGCTGGATTTCGCCCCCTTCTACGCCTCTGGCGTGCTGGCCTTCGTCTATTTTCGCCACGCCTCCGGCTTCATCGGCATGGCGCTGGAATCGAATACCCCTCTTTTCAGCTATCCCCGCGTGCGCGAACTCGACGCAGCCGTGGCCCGCTTGGTCCTTGACACGATCACATCGATCATGATCGCGACCTTTGTTTTCATCTTCCTTTACTTCGCCTTCGGCAGCCCGCCGCCGCATGATATGGGGCGCATGTTCATTGCCTATTTCGGCCTTGGCCTTTTGGCCTTCGGCGTCGGCCTGAATATTGCCGCCATTCAGCGCCGTTTCAACATGACGGGCCATGTCTACAACATGCTCATGGCACCGGCATTCATCCTATCAGGCGTGATCTTCAGCCTGCAAAACCTGCCCTATGAATTGCGTGGCTTCATTGTTTGGAACCCCATCATCCACGGGGTGGAAAGCTTTCGAGCAGGCTACCTGCCCGGCTATCCCACCTATCACATCGACATCCCCTATCTTTATTTCGTGGGCCTGATCCTCACCGCTCTGGGCATGTTCCAGATGATTCTCAGCAAGCGGGGGATGATGTGA
- a CDS encoding type I polyketide synthase, translating to MAKKIHVTGWACRLPGANSVKDLADVLFSARDTVTEIPEDRWSRQFFLHPVPGTKGKAYTFAAGVVEDLWAFDAAPFGISPREAGQMDPQQRLLLQVVWEALEDSGLPPDSLAGQHIGVYAGCSAMAHAARLAQDAALTDAHLMTGNTLALVSNRVSHVLDLRGPSMTVDTACSSSIVAMRLAEEALLRGEIDVAVVAGVNALLDPIHYIGFSAARMLSPKGRCQPFSAMADGYVRAEGAVAFVLERRTARELGARRSHGILRAVEVNTDGRTLNVALPSMEGQAALLRKVYDRAGVDPDALAFVEAHGTGTLAGDPVEAGALGRVLGQARTAALPIGSVKSNIGHLEPASGVAGMLKALIALERRVLPSSLHAKTLNPGIDFEGLNLKVAQEALPLGEGPLLAGVSSFGFGGANAHAIVERAEVSPVSETRGGAEGDAPILFLSAASEAALVRMMAAWQPLVAGEAAGGGLQELCGQAATYRGRLAHRAALICDAPEEAALALARGAQSKADLRLVTGRSDLVEAEVAFVFSGNGSQYAGMGLDAMAHDAAYAKAMGQIDRAFRGVAGWSIIERLAAGDLETQMGDAVVAQPLLFADQIAQFRAYQARGLRPAAVMGHSGGEVAAAYAAGALSLGQAVMVTHLRSLASQPLRGAGGMLAVQATAEDMRVAIAAFGGGVELAAENSPRSVSVVGEGEVLDAFLRHVRRVLRWPAVKLAIDYPYHSKAFDPVAEALRDALRDLRPRAVRIPFISSVTGQEMAGEALDADHWAANVRQPVAFLPAMAALRARGIQAFLEVGPSPVLQTYMTGCLEGAGCAVLPGLDRGEDEAAAAGINPVARVVARAVVAGVALQGHTVLPRATSHRDDLPTYPWEPEQVRIDQTPGILNRFGDGLRQHPYLGREEGVDARLWYSNIDAVMVPALADHQPGGRVILPGTWLAELMLAAGAETLGPGGVALQDVDFLAPVVLTRQSMTEVQVRALTDQGRITIGFRARGETGPYRVQAQGRFERALRIEDEVAPPDPRPRTGDRTGARLYVTARRLGLHYGPAFALVERERRPAPGVVEVFLREHEPMDGPRTRLLLDVPGADAAFHALIPALEETEFERAGLGFVPVRIGRLVIARPGAVVASARVMLRLKGARSLLADFLLFDGDGQLIARIEAARFQAVRLQRDVALPVHGFRQIALPLPRSEAAEEVAERVVAALEAAPALPDEEYFLIEAAAQALAAEGMRALARDGVVRAPLPSVWAEGMAGIALRAGMVRAVEGGWQLTEAGAAAMAAPLIAMITQERPDLVPEVAILTHLARRVTGLVGLSPPDLPGAEDVFGRAALDALRMGSVFRQRRRAALADAVIGAVARVRPGVALRIAEVVQDTAQLLPRLTDAIAPGLATFSEIVLPGSEDGPVARPDRVARLEATAQALRAAGGHDLILSEGALSTTGVPLVRLAEGLLPGGRIIALEAEPSDFADLVWGLDEGWFAEGVTPDGPLSPLQTGADWLAAVETAGLVAKLHAMPDAFGAAQLVSAARVGGGETKLPMPGGESDPALAAAVAHGLAQDVDTVMAVGGWTVAVFPQVKAVADPAAQLAGRVLRLRELVTEATVSPLLFVVPAGSGLGVSDPGQAAVWALIRSAANEHATVPMLRCDCDPELPAADVGLQLARLIASGTSETEIVIGRDGVSALRVMQGVVDAGAAAQDSVAERAVLRPAVAGGIDDLRWQRETRQAPGPGEVEIAVAATGLNYRDVMWSMGLLPEEALERGFAGSTVGLECAGRVLRCGPGVTGLAPGDAVLTFGPSSFASHVTVEARLAARLPDGIAPEAAATLPVAFFTAWYAMVTLAGLEAGDWILVHGAAGGVGLAALQIARHRGLRVIATAGSEVKRSFLAAEGVEHVRDSRTLDFAEAVRGITGGRGVDAVLNALAGMAMERSLGCLAPFGRFLELGKQDFYANTAVGLRPLKENIVYHGIDVDQVMAARPALAARVFAEVMAAFEAGALRPLPYRAFAADEAVSAFRLMQKSGHIGKVVVVPPDPATVRDEEGALGRFAPSASGWHLIVGGLGGLGLDMAEWLVASGARRLALMGRRGAVEGPAVEAIARWRRQGVEVRPIACDVADGVALEKVLADLVPLAGVIHSAMVLEDMPLASITAEVLDRVLPAKVAGAAHLDRLTRGMALEYFVLFSSMATLIGNHGQSAYVAANGYLEGIARSRRAEGLPGLAVGWGAISDVGYLSRDRETAALVRRMSGGAEFTGVQATRALERLLSLGEVVGPVVHVSPMGWNAVSVTLRTLGEPAFGLLKALGRRSEAEVGEDDLRSVLTGLTEARAAERLEAWLVGRVAHILQVPEKSVAATKPVSDLGVDSLMGVELGLTVQQTLGDDIPVTLISDALSLREIALRIVRHLHGAGSGGEEAVGEVHLAEQHLGSVGALRGGRAEAAE from the coding sequence GTGGCAAAAAAGATTCACGTCACGGGTTGGGCCTGCCGCCTGCCGGGTGCAAACTCGGTCAAGGACTTGGCCGACGTGCTTTTTTCGGCACGCGATACCGTGACGGAAATCCCCGAAGATCGCTGGTCTCGGCAGTTTTTCCTGCATCCTGTGCCGGGGACGAAGGGGAAGGCCTATACTTTTGCGGCGGGAGTCGTGGAAGATCTGTGGGCATTTGACGCGGCCCCGTTTGGCATATCGCCGCGCGAGGCGGGGCAGATGGACCCTCAGCAACGTTTGCTGTTGCAGGTCGTTTGGGAGGCGCTGGAAGATTCGGGCCTGCCGCCCGACAGTCTGGCAGGGCAGCATATCGGGGTCTATGCGGGCTGTTCCGCCATGGCGCATGCGGCGCGGCTTGCGCAGGACGCCGCGCTGACCGACGCGCATTTGATGACGGGCAATACCTTGGCGCTGGTGTCGAACCGAGTGTCCCATGTGTTGGACCTGCGGGGGCCGTCGATGACGGTGGATACTGCCTGTTCATCGTCGATCGTGGCGATGCGGTTGGCAGAAGAGGCGCTGCTCCGCGGAGAGATTGATGTGGCGGTGGTGGCCGGGGTGAACGCCCTGCTGGACCCGATCCATTACATCGGCTTTTCGGCGGCGCGGATGCTGTCGCCAAAAGGGCGGTGCCAGCCCTTTTCGGCCATGGCGGATGGTTATGTGCGGGCAGAGGGGGCGGTGGCCTTTGTCCTTGAACGTCGGACGGCGCGCGAATTGGGCGCGCGGCGGTCGCATGGAATCCTGCGCGCGGTGGAGGTGAACACCGACGGGCGCACATTGAACGTCGCCTTGCCGTCAATGGAGGGACAGGCGGCCCTTCTGCGCAAGGTTTATGATCGGGCTGGGGTGGACCCGGATGCGCTGGCCTTTGTGGAGGCGCATGGGACCGGGACACTGGCGGGGGATCCGGTGGAGGCGGGTGCGCTGGGCCGGGTGCTGGGTCAGGCGCGGACGGCGGCGCTGCCTATTGGATCAGTGAAGTCGAATATCGGGCATCTGGAGCCTGCATCGGGCGTGGCGGGTATGCTGAAGGCGCTAATCGCGCTGGAGCGACGGGTGCTGCCATCCAGTTTGCATGCGAAAACGCTTAATCCCGGGATCGATTTTGAAGGATTGAACCTGAAGGTGGCGCAAGAGGCGCTGCCCTTGGGAGAGGGGCCTTTGCTGGCGGGGGTGAGTTCCTTCGGTTTCGGCGGGGCCAATGCGCATGCGATTGTGGAACGGGCGGAGGTGTCGCCTGTATCCGAAACCCGCGGCGGCGCAGAAGGCGACGCGCCGATTCTATTCCTATCCGCGGCAAGCGAAGCGGCATTGGTGCGGATGATGGCGGCGTGGCAACCGCTGGTCGCGGGGGAGGCTGCGGGAGGTGGCCTGCAGGAGTTGTGTGGGCAGGCGGCGACCTATCGCGGGCGGCTGGCGCATCGCGCGGCGCTAATCTGTGACGCGCCTGAGGAGGCCGCTTTGGCCTTGGCGCGGGGGGCGCAAAGCAAGGCTGACCTGCGGCTTGTCACTGGTCGGTCCGATCTAGTGGAGGCAGAGGTGGCCTTCGTCTTTTCGGGCAACGGGTCGCAATATGCCGGCATGGGCCTTGATGCCATGGCACACGATGCCGCCTATGCGAAGGCCATGGGGCAGATTGACCGGGCCTTTCGGGGTGTGGCGGGTTGGTCGATCATCGAACGGCTGGCGGCGGGCGATCTGGAAACGCAAATGGGCGATGCAGTCGTCGCGCAGCCTCTTTTGTTCGCGGATCAAATCGCGCAATTCCGCGCCTATCAGGCGCGCGGCCTGCGACCGGCCGCGGTGATGGGCCATTCAGGCGGCGAGGTGGCCGCGGCCTATGCTGCGGGCGCGCTGTCGCTGGGCCAGGCGGTGATGGTCACGCATCTGCGCAGCCTTGCGTCACAACCTTTGCGCGGGGCAGGCGGGATGCTGGCGGTACAGGCCACGGCCGAGGATATGCGCGTGGCGATTGCGGCGTTCGGCGGCGGGGTGGAACTGGCCGCCGAGAACAGCCCGCGTAGCGTTTCGGTGGTGGGAGAGGGGGAGGTGCTAGACGCCTTTCTGCGCCATGTGCGGCGGGTGCTACGCTGGCCTGCGGTGAAGCTGGCGATCGACTATCCCTATCATAGCAAGGCTTTCGATCCGGTGGCCGAAGCGTTGCGAGACGCCTTGCGAGACCTGCGACCACGGGCCGTGCGTATTCCCTTCATCTCGTCCGTCACAGGGCAAGAGATGGCGGGGGAGGCCTTGGATGCGGATCATTGGGCTGCGAATGTGCGACAGCCGGTGGCCTTTCTGCCGGCCATGGCGGCGCTGCGGGCGCGCGGAATCCAGGCTTTTCTGGAAGTGGGGCCGTCGCCCGTCTTGCAGACCTATATGACGGGATGTCTGGAGGGTGCGGGCTGCGCGGTGCTGCCGGGGCTTGACCGGGGTGAGGATGAGGCGGCGGCGGCGGGGATCAACCCTGTGGCGCGGGTCGTGGCGCGGGCGGTGGTGGCCGGGGTTGCGTTGCAGGGTCATACGGTCTTGCCGCGCGCCACGTCGCATCGGGACGATCTGCCGACCTATCCTTGGGAGCCTGAGCAAGTTCGGATTGATCAGACCCCCGGCATCCTGAACCGCTTTGGCGATGGGCTGCGGCAGCATCCCTATCTGGGCCGCGAAGAAGGGGTGGATGCGCGGCTTTGGTATTCGAACATCGATGCGGTGATGGTGCCTGCCTTGGCCGACCACCAGCCGGGTGGGCGCGTGATCCTTCCGGGAACTTGGCTGGCAGAATTGATGCTGGCGGCGGGGGCTGAGACGCTGGGCCCCGGTGGGGTTGCCTTGCAGGATGTAGATTTTCTGGCCCCCGTCGTTCTGACGCGCCAGAGCATGACCGAGGTGCAGGTGCGCGCCTTGACCGATCAGGGGCGGATCACAATCGGGTTCCGCGCAAGGGGCGAGACGGGGCCTTATCGCGTGCAGGCGCAGGGTCGGTTCGAACGCGCCTTGCGGATTGAGGATGAGGTGGCTCCGCCTGACCCTCGCCCAAGGACTGGAGACAGGACAGGCGCGCGGCTTTATGTAACGGCGCGGCGTTTGGGCCTGCATTACGGGCCAGCCTTCGCTTTGGTCGAGCGTGAGCGGAGGCCTGCGCCCGGTGTGGTGGAGGTGTTCCTGCGGGAGCATGAGCCGATGGACGGGCCGAGGACGCGCCTTCTTCTGGATGTGCCGGGGGCTGATGCGGCGTTCCATGCCCTGATCCCGGCGCTGGAGGAGACAGAGTTTGAGCGTGCCGGTCTGGGCTTTGTTCCGGTGCGGATCGGTCGGCTTGTCATTGCGCGGCCCGGGGCAGTGGTCGCGTCGGCGCGGGTGATGCTGCGGCTGAAGGGGGCGCGGTCGCTTTTGGCCGATTTCCTTTTGTTCGACGGCGACGGGCAGTTGATCGCGCGGATCGAAGCGGCACGGTTTCAGGCGGTGCGGTTGCAACGAGACGTGGCGCTTCCTGTGCATGGGTTCCGGCAGATCGCGCTGCCCTTGCCGCGGTCAGAGGCGGCTGAAGAAGTGGCAGAGCGTGTCGTTGCCGCATTGGAGGCTGCACCTGCCCTGCCGGATGAAGAGTATTTTCTCATCGAGGCAGCAGCGCAGGCGCTTGCGGCAGAAGGCATGCGGGCCTTGGCGCGGGATGGTGTTGTCCGGGCACCCTTGCCATCGGTCTGGGCCGAAGGCATGGCGGGCATCGCCTTGCGGGCCGGGATGGTGCGCGCCGTTGAGGGCGGATGGCAGTTGACCGAGGCCGGGGCTGCGGCGATGGCCGCGCCTTTGATTGCGATGATCACGCAAGAGCGTCCCGATCTGGTGCCAGAGGTGGCGATCCTGACCCACTTGGCGCGACGGGTGACCGGGCTTGTCGGGCTTTCCCCCCCTGACTTGCCCGGGGCCGAGGACGTGTTCGGACGGGCGGCCCTTGATGCGCTGCGGATGGGATCGGTCTTTCGGCAACGGCGGCGAGCTGCTTTGGCCGATGCGGTTATTGGGGCCGTTGCAAGGGTACGACCGGGGGTCGCCTTGCGGATTGCCGAGGTGGTGCAGGACACGGCGCAGCTTTTGCCGCGCCTGACCGACGCAATTGCCCCCGGGCTTGCCACCTTTTCCGAGATTGTCCTGCCCGGGTCAGAGGATGGGCCTGTCGCACGGCCAGATCGCGTGGCGCGACTGGAGGCGACAGCGCAGGCTTTGCGAGCGGCGGGGGGGCATGACCTGATCCTGTCGGAAGGGGCGCTGTCAACGACTGGGGTTCCGCTGGTGCGGCTTGCCGAGGGGCTTTTGCCGGGCGGGCGGATCATTGCCCTTGAGGCAGAACCGTCGGATTTTGCCGATCTGGTTTGGGGTCTGGATGAGGGATGGTTTGCGGAAGGCGTGACTCCGGACGGGCCGCTTTCGCCTTTGCAGACTGGGGCGGATTGGTTGGCGGCCGTCGAGACAGCCGGGCTTGTGGCTAAGCTGCACGCGATGCCTGACGCGTTTGGTGCGGCGCAACTGGTTTCGGCGGCGCGCGTGGGAGGGGGCGAGACGAAGCTGCCTATGCCGGGAGGTGAGAGCGACCCGGCTTTGGCGGCGGCGGTTGCCCATGGCTTGGCGCAGGACGTCGATACGGTGATGGCGGTGGGGGGCTGGACTGTCGCGGTCTTTCCTCAGGTCAAGGCGGTGGCCGATCCTGCGGCGCAGCTGGCCGGGCGTGTGCTACGGCTGCGGGAACTGGTGACTGAGGCCACTGTGTCACCGCTGCTGTTCGTGGTCCCGGCGGGGAGTGGGCTGGGGGTCAGTGATCCGGGCCAAGCAGCGGTTTGGGCCTTAATCCGGTCGGCGGCGAATGAACATGCGACAGTACCTATGCTGCGCTGCGATTGTGATCCAGAGCTGCCTGCCGCGGATGTGGGGTTGCAGCTGGCACGACTGATCGCGTCGGGAACGAGTGAGACGGAAATTGTTATCGGGCGGGACGGCGTTTCGGCGCTGCGCGTGATGCAAGGTGTGGTGGATGCCGGGGCGGCTGCGCAGGACAGTGTAGCGGAGCGTGCCGTGCTGCGGCCTGCGGTGGCGGGTGGAATTGACGATCTGCGCTGGCAGCGCGAGACGCGTCAGGCACCGGGGCCGGGTGAAGTGGAGATTGCGGTCGCGGCCACGGGTCTGAATTACCGTGACGTGATGTGGTCTATGGGCCTTTTGCCGGAAGAAGCGCTGGAGCGCGGCTTTGCTGGATCGACGGTTGGGCTGGAATGCGCGGGACGTGTGCTGCGCTGCGGGCCGGGGGTGACGGGGCTTGCACCTGGTGATGCGGTGCTGACCTTTGGGCCGTCCTCTTTTGCATCGCATGTGACGGTGGAGGCGCGGCTGGCGGCGCGGCTGCCCGACGGCATTGCGCCCGAAGCGGCGGCGACATTGCCGGTGGCGTTTTTCACCGCGTGGTATGCGATGGTCACCTTGGCCGGGTTGGAGGCTGGCGACTGGATCTTGGTGCATGGGGCAGCGGGTGGCGTTGGACTTGCTGCCTTGCAGATCGCGAGACATCGCGGGTTGCGGGTGATCGCGACAGCGGGGTCGGAGGTGAAGCGGTCTTTCCTTGCCGCCGAAGGCGTGGAGCATGTGCGGGATAGCCGCACGCTTGACTTCGCCGAGGCGGTACGGGGGATCACCGGTGGGCGCGGTGTCGATGCGGTGCTGAACGCTTTGGCGGGTATGGCGATGGAGCGCAGCCTTGGTTGCCTTGCGCCTTTTGGTCGGTTCCTTGAGCTGGGGAAGCAGGATTTCTACGCAAATACGGCCGTGGGCCTGCGGCCTTTGAAGGAAAACATCGTCTATCACGGGATCGACGTGGATCAGGTGATGGCTGCGCGGCCCGCCTTGGCGGCGCGGGTCTTTGCTGAGGTGATGGCGGCCTTTGAGGCGGGGGCATTGCGCCCCTTGCCCTATCGCGCCTTTGCCGCCGATGAGGCGGTGTCGGCGTTCCGGCTGATGCAAAAGTCTGGGCATATTGGCAAGGTCGTGGTTGTGCCGCCCGATCCGGCAACGGTGCGGGATGAGGAAGGTGCCTTGGGCCGCTTTGCCCCGTCAGCATCGGGCTGGCATTTGATCGTGGGCGGTCTGGGCGGGCTTGGCCTTGATATGGCCGAGTGGCTGGTGGCCTCTGGTGCGCGGCGTTTGGCCCTGATGGGGCGGCGCGGTGCGGTCGAAGGGCCTGCGGTCGAGGCGATTGCCCGCTGGCGACGGCAGGGGGTGGAGGTACGCCCCATCGCCTGTGATGTGGCGGATGGCGTGGCACTGGAGAAGGTGCTGGCCGATCTGGTGCCGCTTGCCGGGGTGATCCATTCGGCGATGGTGCTGGAGGATATGCCACTTGCGTCGATCACGGCGGAGGTTCTGGACCGGGTGCTGCCTGCGAAAGTGGCGGGGGCGGCACATCTGGATCGGCTGACGCGGGGGATGGCGCTGGAGTATTTCGTGCTGTTCTCGTCGATGGCGACGTTGATCGGCAATCATGGGCAATCGGCCTATGTGGCGGCGAATGGCTATCTGGAAGGGATCGCACGGTCGCGGCGGGCAGAGGGTCTGCCGGGGCTGGCGGTTGGCTGGGGCGCGATTTCCGACGTGGGCTATCTGTCGCGGGACCGTGAGACGGCGGCCTTGGTGCGGCGGATGTCGGGGGGGGCAGAGTTCACTGGTGTGCAGGCGACGCGGGCGCTTGAGCGGCTTTTGTCGCTGGGCGAAGTGGTGGGGCCTGTGGTGCATGTGTCGCCGATGGGGTGGAACGCGGTTTCCGTCACATTGCGGACGCTGGGGGAACCTGCTTTTGGCCTGTTGAAGGCGCTTGGGCGGAGATCTGAAGCGGAGGTTGGTGAGGATGATCTGCGGTCGGTCCTGACGGGCCTGACAGAGGCGCGGGCGGCGGAACGGCTGGAAGCGTGGCTGGTGGGGCGGGTGGCGCATATCCTTCAGGTGCCGGAAAAATCGGTCGCGGCGACCAAACCTGTCTCTGATCTGGGCGTGGATTCGCTGATGGGCGTGGAACTGGGGCTGACGGTGCAGCAGACGCTGGGGGATGATATCCCGGTGACCCTGATTTCCGATGCGCTGAGCCTGCGCGAAATCGCGCTGCGGATCGTGCGGCATCTGCATGGCGCAGGCAGCGGAGGCGAAGAGGCTGTAGGCGAGGTTCATTTGGCAGAGCAGCATCTGGGGTCGGTCGGAGCGTTGCGCGGTGGCCGAGCGGAGGCTGCAGAATGA
- a CDS encoding aminotransferase class I/II-fold pyridoxal phosphate-dependent enzyme, whose product MIDGTPSKADLVAAARAAAQRRGSRPVAVAEGARGFDSLPDWRDSQRMKQVGALVGVATPFFRRHEGRAGAVTCIDGRAVVNFASYDYCGLNADPRVAEAAKAAIDLYGVSPSGSRLVAGCRPVHDALEQALARHYEAEAALTFVSGHSTNVSTIAQVIGEGDLILHDALCHNSILVGVKLSGAARRSFPHNDLAALEALLTENRGLYRNALIVTEGLFSMDGDVPPLAGLIALKRRFGCWLMVDDAHAMGCVGARGRGSFEAAGVAPGEVDIWMGTLSKTLAATGGYIAGSSVLIEVLRDHAAGFVYSVALAPALAAAAECALGLLTEEPERVSRLQANAAAFLAAARAAGLETGSAGPYGIVPVMVGDSLLAAKLSERLLSRGINVMPVMFPAVPMQSARLRFFLSAQHEAEQIVAAVTATADEMDSLRREGFGSAIPPAVLGL is encoded by the coding sequence ATGATCGATGGCACGCCAAGTAAGGCCGATCTGGTGGCGGCGGCGCGGGCGGCGGCGCAGCGGCGCGGCTCGCGTCCTGTTGCCGTGGCCGAAGGGGCGCGTGGGTTCGACAGTCTGCCCGATTGGCGCGACAGCCAGCGGATGAAGCAGGTGGGGGCTTTGGTCGGTGTGGCGACGCCCTTCTTTCGACGGCATGAGGGGCGCGCGGGTGCAGTGACCTGCATCGACGGGCGAGCTGTGGTGAACTTTGCCTCATATGACTATTGCGGCTTGAATGCCGATCCGCGGGTTGCCGAGGCGGCGAAGGCGGCGATCGACCTTTATGGCGTGTCGCCGTCGGGAAGCCGGTTGGTTGCTGGATGCCGCCCGGTGCATGATGCTCTGGAGCAGGCTCTGGCGCGGCATTATGAGGCAGAGGCCGCGCTGACCTTTGTCAGTGGGCATTCCACCAATGTTTCGACCATCGCGCAGGTGATCGGCGAAGGTGATCTGATCCTGCACGATGCGCTATGCCACAATTCCATCCTTGTCGGGGTGAAGTTGTCGGGGGCGGCGCGGCGATCCTTTCCGCATAACGATCTGGCGGCGCTTGAGGCGCTTTTGACCGAAAACCGCGGGCTTTACCGCAATGCCCTGATCGTGACGGAAGGCCTATTCTCGATGGATGGCGATGTGCCGCCATTGGCCGGGCTGATCGCCTTGAAGCGGCGGTTTGGCTGCTGGTTGATGGTAGATGATGCCCATGCGATGGGCTGCGTGGGGGCGAGGGGGCGCGGTAGCTTTGAGGCGGCTGGGGTGGCACCGGGTGAGGTGGACATCTGGATGGGTACGCTGTCGAAGACCTTGGCGGCGACGGGGGGCTATATCGCGGGCAGTTCGGTTCTGATCGAAGTGCTGCGCGACCATGCAGCGGGCTTTGTCTATTCGGTGGCGTTGGCGCCCGCACTTGCAGCGGCAGCAGAGTGCGCGCTGGGCCTGTTAACGGAAGAGCCCGAGCGGGTGTCGCGGTTGCAGGCCAATGCGGCGGCCTTTCTGGCAGCGGCGCGGGCGGCGGGTTTGGAGACCGGATCGGCAGGGCCTTATGGCATCGTGCCGGTCATGGTGGGCGACAGTCTGCTGGCTGCAAAACTGTCAGAGCGGTTGCTTTCGCGGGGGATCAACGTGATGCCGGTGATGTTTCCGGCGGTTCCCATGCAGAGCGCGCGGTTGCGCTTTTTCCTAAGTGCGCAGCATGAGGCAGAGCAGATTGTCGCGGCGGTGACCGCCACGGCGGACGAGATGGACAGTTTGCGGCGGGAGGGGTTTGGGTCGGCTATCCCCCCTGCGGTCTTGGGTTTGTAA